One Luteolibacter flavescens DNA window includes the following coding sequences:
- a CDS encoding DUF3806 domain-containing protein, which produces MPKTKTRLPNPEEQATLRDAVAWVNNLLAEEYQTDVRLTGTMEDIPNLHTMLGEGPFTDDPEAELKTFGIVFGNVLARELGLRWVIHRDDEGTNYALQYQDTELLVFPCEVISARLEEGEEIDEINLEAILESLRESLAGEAANKKRRD; this is translated from the coding sequence ATGCCCAAGACCAAGACCCGCCTGCCAAATCCCGAGGAGCAAGCAACGCTGCGAGACGCCGTTGCCTGGGTGAACAATCTCCTCGCCGAGGAATACCAAACCGATGTCCGCCTCACGGGTACGATGGAGGACATTCCGAACCTGCACACGATGCTCGGCGAGGGACCCTTCACGGATGACCCGGAGGCCGAGCTGAAAACATTCGGCATCGTCTTCGGCAATGTGTTGGCCCGCGAGCTTGGCCTGCGCTGGGTGATCCACCGCGATGACGAGGGCACCAACTACGCGCTCCAGTATCAGGACACCGAGCTTCTCGTCTTCCCGTGCGAGGTTATCTCGGCGCGCCTTGAGGAAGGCGAAGAGATCGACGAGATCAATCTGGAGGCGATTCTCGAAAGCCTGCGCGAGTCCTTGGCCGGGGAGGCTGCCAATAAGAAGCGGCGGGATTGA
- a CDS encoding NAD(P)/FAD-dependent oxidoreductase, translating into MKDRAIGRSIHITGMGLAGCCLAWQRHFRGEGFTWEDDDRPGAASKVAAGLVNPVTGKNFSPSWRLAEFLPEAEAFYAKVGELLGRQLWFSYPVWRLVAEGEWAKVESKLGEAGPWLERIEEDVPGWSRAVVLKGGGRVATREFCEGTRAYFSAMRQQPQDQAATVWCEGAAGLIAGRLGRHRCAKGEILTLRAGCPEDRILIGGGGWLVPVGGGLFKVGSTYVWDRLDGEPTDEGRAKVEKIARLLVGEDFEVIAHDAGVRPIVRKSQPVIGPLEDGRIVFNGLGSKGSLYAPGVATRLAAWLAGEADIESELDVRCL; encoded by the coding sequence ATGAAAGATCGGGCCATCGGAAGATCGATCCACATCACCGGCATGGGCTTGGCGGGCTGCTGCCTCGCCTGGCAGCGGCATTTCCGCGGCGAGGGATTCACGTGGGAGGATGACGATCGCCCCGGTGCCGCGTCGAAGGTGGCGGCGGGACTGGTCAATCCGGTGACGGGGAAGAACTTCAGCCCGAGCTGGCGGCTCGCGGAATTCCTGCCGGAAGCGGAGGCATTCTACGCGAAGGTCGGCGAGCTGCTGGGGCGGCAACTGTGGTTTTCCTATCCCGTGTGGAGGCTGGTGGCGGAGGGCGAATGGGCCAAGGTGGAGTCCAAGCTCGGGGAAGCCGGTCCGTGGCTGGAGCGTATCGAGGAAGACGTCCCCGGGTGGAGCCGCGCGGTCGTGCTGAAAGGCGGCGGACGAGTGGCGACCCGGGAATTCTGCGAAGGCACACGCGCCTATTTCTCGGCCATGCGGCAGCAACCGCAGGACCAGGCAGCGACGGTTTGGTGCGAGGGGGCTGCGGGATTGATCGCGGGACGCCTCGGGCGGCATCGCTGTGCGAAGGGGGAGATCCTCACGCTCCGTGCGGGCTGCCCGGAGGATCGCATCCTCATCGGTGGCGGCGGCTGGCTGGTGCCCGTGGGCGGCGGGCTCTTCAAGGTCGGCTCGACCTATGTGTGGGACCGCCTCGACGGCGAGCCGACGGATGAGGGCAGGGCGAAGGTCGAGAAGATCGCGCGCCTGCTCGTTGGCGAGGATTTCGAGGTCATCGCCCACGACGCAGGGGTCAGGCCCATCGTCAGGAAAAGCCAGCCGGTCATCGGCCCGCTGGAAGACGGCCGCATCGTTTTCAATGGCCTGGGATCGAAGGGCTCTCTCTACGCCCCAGGCGTCGCCACCCGTCTCGCCGCCTGGCTGGCGGGTGAAGCGGACATCGAGTCGGAGCTCGATGTGAGGTGCTTGTGA
- a CDS encoding GH39 family glycosyl hydrolase → MTLKPISLLLFSAALASAESFPVTITVDAARPGKELKPIWRFFGADEPNYAYMKHGDELLGHLGSMKPKEVFFRAHSMLVTGDGTPALKWGSTNAYTEDAQGNPVYDWTIVDRIFDSYLKNGVRPYVQIGFMPQAMSVKPEPYRHHWTPAAKYDDIYTGWAYPPKDWAKWEELVYQWAKHSLEKYGKDEVLKWYWQTWNEPNIGYWRGSREEFFKLHDHAVRGVRRAIPGAKVGGPDLAGGAGGDFLKSFIEHCVKGKNLATGETGTPTDFLSFHAKGQPRHIDGRVQMGIANQLRDIDGAFAVIARYPEMKDTPIVIGESDPEGCAACQGPQLAYRNGTMYSSYTAASFPRKLDLADKHGVNLEGALTWAFEFEDQPYFAGFRSLATNGIDKPVLNVFRMFSKMDGLRLPVASDHAVSLPDLLRSGVRGKPDVSALAAMDGKKITVMAWHYHDDDLRGPDAEVRIDLVGAPKGLPKVKRYLIDETHSNAFTAWQAMGSPQQPTAEQIATLEQACKLAEVEEKPRFIEEESLSAVMLTLPRQGVTLLELEW, encoded by the coding sequence ATGACCCTGAAACCCATTTCCCTCCTCCTTTTCTCGGCGGCGCTCGCTTCGGCGGAGTCGTTTCCCGTCACCATCACGGTGGACGCCGCGCGGCCGGGCAAGGAGCTGAAGCCGATCTGGCGGTTCTTCGGCGCGGACGAGCCGAACTACGCCTACATGAAGCACGGCGATGAGTTGCTGGGTCATCTCGGCTCGATGAAGCCGAAGGAGGTCTTCTTCCGCGCGCACAGCATGCTTGTCACCGGCGATGGCACGCCCGCGCTGAAGTGGGGCTCCACGAACGCCTACACGGAGGACGCGCAGGGAAATCCGGTCTATGACTGGACCATCGTCGATCGCATCTTCGACAGCTACCTGAAGAATGGCGTCCGGCCCTACGTGCAGATCGGCTTCATGCCGCAGGCCATGTCGGTGAAGCCCGAGCCCTACCGCCATCACTGGACCCCGGCGGCGAAGTATGACGACATCTACACCGGCTGGGCCTACCCGCCGAAGGACTGGGCGAAGTGGGAAGAGCTCGTCTATCAATGGGCCAAGCACTCACTGGAAAAATACGGCAAGGATGAGGTGCTGAAGTGGTACTGGCAGACGTGGAACGAACCGAACATCGGCTACTGGCGCGGCTCGCGTGAGGAATTCTTCAAGCTCCACGATCACGCGGTCCGTGGCGTTCGCCGGGCCATCCCGGGGGCAAAGGTCGGCGGTCCGGACCTGGCCGGCGGTGCGGGCGGGGATTTCCTGAAGAGCTTCATCGAGCACTGCGTGAAGGGGAAAAACCTCGCCACGGGAGAAACCGGCACTCCCACGGACTTCCTCTCTTTCCATGCGAAGGGCCAGCCTCGCCACATCGACGGACGGGTGCAGATGGGCATCGCGAACCAGCTCCGCGACATCGACGGTGCCTTCGCGGTCATCGCCCGCTATCCCGAGATGAAGGACACGCCGATCGTCATCGGCGAGTCGGATCCCGAGGGCTGCGCGGCATGCCAGGGGCCGCAGCTCGCGTATCGGAATGGCACGATGTATTCCAGCTACACGGCGGCGAGTTTCCCGCGGAAGCTGGATCTGGCGGACAAGCATGGCGTGAATCTGGAAGGCGCGCTGACCTGGGCCTTCGAGTTCGAGGACCAGCCGTATTTCGCCGGCTTCCGTTCGCTCGCCACCAATGGCATCGACAAGCCGGTGCTGAATGTCTTCCGCATGTTCTCGAAGATGGACGGCCTGCGCCTGCCCGTCGCCAGCGACCACGCCGTGTCGCTGCCGGACCTGCTGCGCTCCGGCGTGCGGGGAAAGCCAGACGTTTCCGCGTTGGCCGCCATGGATGGGAAGAAGATCACGGTGATGGCGTGGCATTATCACGACGATGACCTGCGCGGGCCGGACGCCGAGGTGCGCATCGATCTGGTCGGCGCGCCGAAGGGCTTGCCAAAGGTGAAGCGCTACCTGATCGACGAGACCCACTCGAATGCCTTCACCGCGTGGCAGGCGATGGGCTCCCCGCAACAGCCGACCGCGGAGCAGATCGCGACGCTGGAGCAGGCCTGCAAGCTCGCCGAGGTGGAGGAAAAGCCCCGCTTCATCGAGGAGGAAAGTCTCTCCGCAGTGATGCTCACGCTGCCGCGCCAGGGCGTCACCTTGCTGGAGCTGGAGTGGTAG
- a CDS encoding LysR family transcriptional regulator: protein MELRQVQLFLAAAEEGSITAAARKMNLTQPALSRQIKALEEELDVELFTRGAHSVALTAAGRVLVEEGRKLVERAERVVKMVRAESAGEPLRIGYAPSLAGPLLGLALERFSQVHPRARVQLHDCSSAEMREGLLSGKFDVVVTVPWEGDAGAVQWTQVRQHPMRLAAPMSHPFAGRDRVKLSELNGQRLLLFSRTDYPEYWQGVTRLFRDHGIDAKVAGEFDGVTSLGSAVEAGLGVALIAAGSRIERVAVLALDPEPEPVCVSAGVAAGKETSPVTAVFVAELRAVAAEEEKNAAKTR, encoded by the coding sequence ATGGAATTGCGGCAAGTGCAGTTGTTTCTCGCGGCGGCGGAGGAAGGGAGCATCACCGCGGCGGCGCGGAAGATGAACCTGACCCAGCCGGCGCTGAGCCGTCAGATCAAGGCGCTGGAGGAAGAGCTGGATGTGGAGCTCTTCACCCGCGGCGCGCACTCGGTCGCGCTCACCGCCGCCGGTCGCGTGCTGGTGGAGGAGGGGAGGAAGCTGGTGGAGCGTGCCGAGCGCGTGGTGAAGATGGTGCGCGCGGAGTCCGCGGGCGAGCCGCTGCGGATCGGCTACGCGCCCTCGCTCGCCGGGCCGCTCCTCGGGCTGGCGCTGGAGCGCTTCTCGCAGGTCCACCCGCGGGCACGAGTGCAGCTCCACGACTGCTCCAGCGCAGAGATGCGGGAGGGCCTGCTTTCCGGGAAATTCGACGTGGTCGTCACTGTCCCGTGGGAGGGCGATGCGGGGGCGGTGCAGTGGACGCAGGTGCGCCAGCACCCGATGAGGCTCGCGGCGCCGATGTCGCACCCCTTCGCCGGGCGTGACCGGGTGAAGCTTTCGGAGCTGAATGGCCAGCGGCTCCTCCTCTTTTCCCGCACGGACTACCCGGAGTATTGGCAGGGCGTGACGCGGCTCTTCCGCGACCACGGCATCGATGCCAAGGTGGCAGGGGAATTCGACGGCGTCACCAGTCTCGGCTCCGCGGTCGAGGCCGGGCTGGGCGTCGCGCTCATCGCCGCGGGCAGCCGCATCGAGCGCGTGGCGGTGCTCGCGCTGGACCCGGAGCCGGAGCCCGTGTGCGTCTCGGCCGGGGTAGCGGCCGGGAAGGAAACGTCGCCCGTGACTGCCGTTTTCGTTGCTGAATTGCGGGCCGTCGCGGCGGAAGAAGAGAAAAACGCGGCAAAAACCCGGTAA
- a CDS encoding MarC family protein produces the protein MLALAVTLFLVLDPFGNAAIFHSILSKIPEERRRTVLLRELLFALAILLGFLFIGKHLLGFLGLRPATLSISGGILLFLIALGMVFPTRSILGETGDEEPFIVPLAVPLMAGPSSIALILLTASKYPAAIGSIALAVSGAWLVSAVILLFSPAILKLLGTKGTRALERLMGLLLIMVAVQMFLDGVATYSASYAK, from the coding sequence CTGCTCGCCCTCGCCGTCACCCTTTTCCTCGTGCTCGATCCCTTCGGCAATGCGGCAATCTTCCACTCCATCCTTTCGAAAATCCCGGAGGAGCGCCGCCGCACGGTGCTGTTGCGCGAGCTGCTCTTCGCGCTGGCGATCCTGCTCGGCTTCCTTTTCATCGGAAAGCACCTGCTCGGCTTCCTCGGGCTGCGGCCTGCCACGCTGAGCATCTCCGGCGGCATCCTGCTCTTCCTCATCGCCCTCGGCATGGTCTTCCCCACGCGATCAATCCTCGGCGAGACCGGAGACGAGGAGCCATTCATCGTCCCGCTGGCCGTGCCGCTGATGGCTGGCCCGTCGAGCATTGCCCTCATCCTGCTGACCGCATCGAAATACCCCGCGGCCATCGGCTCGATCGCTCTGGCGGTGAGCGGTGCGTGGCTGGTTTCCGCGGTGATCCTCCTCTTCTCCCCTGCCATCCTGAAGCTGCTGGGCACCAAGGGCACACGGGCGCTGGAGCGGCTGATGGGCCTGCTGCTCATCATGGTGGCGGTCCAAATGTTCCTCGACGGCGTGGCCACCTACAGCGCATCCTACGCGAAGTGA
- a CDS encoding rhodanese-like domain-containing protein has protein sequence MSEATLPDPATGIEVTPAQVSDLLPAVRRGEIALVDCREDDEWRICRIEGALLVPLSRFAEATPPEIPVIVYCHHGMRSLRAATYWRQRGAEAWSMSGGIDQWSAEIDPSVPVY, from the coding sequence ATGAGCGAGGCCACCCTGCCCGACCCGGCGACGGGCATCGAGGTCACACCGGCACAGGTCTCGGACCTACTGCCGGCGGTCCGCCGTGGGGAAATCGCGCTCGTCGATTGCCGCGAGGACGACGAGTGGCGCATCTGCCGCATCGAGGGGGCGCTGCTGGTGCCCCTGTCCCGCTTCGCCGAAGCCACGCCGCCGGAGATCCCGGTGATCGTTTATTGCCACCACGGCATGCGCTCCCTGCGGGCTGCGACTTACTGGCGGCAGCGCGGGGCCGAGGCGTGGTCGATGAGCGGCGGGATCGACCAATGGTCTGCGGAGATCGATCCCTCGGTGCCGGTGTATTGA
- the dtd gene encoding D-aminoacyl-tRNA deacylase has protein sequence MRAVIQRVSSASVTIDGEAVSSIGTGLLILLGIEDGDGEEDIAWLAAKIAKMRIFPDEAGLMNLAVTDCGAEAIVVSQFTLHASTKKGNRPSFIRAARPEISEPLFERFCTVLGTELGKPVGKGRFGADMKVALVNDGPVTIVMDTKDRE, from the coding sequence ATGCGAGCCGTCATCCAGCGCGTGTCCTCCGCCTCCGTCACCATTGATGGCGAGGCCGTATCGTCCATCGGCACCGGCCTGCTGATCCTCCTCGGCATTGAGGATGGCGACGGTGAGGAAGACATCGCGTGGTTGGCAGCGAAGATCGCGAAGATGCGGATCTTCCCCGACGAGGCCGGGCTGATGAATCTCGCGGTCACGGACTGCGGTGCCGAGGCGATCGTCGTCAGTCAGTTCACTCTCCACGCCTCGACCAAGAAGGGCAACCGCCCCTCCTTCATCCGCGCCGCCCGGCCGGAAATCTCCGAGCCGCTCTTCGAACGCTTTTGCACCGTGCTCGGCACCGAACTCGGAAAGCCGGTGGGCAAGGGCCGCTTCGGCGCCGACATGAAGGTCGCCCTCGTGAACGACGGCCCGGTCACCATCGTAATGGACACGAAGGACCGCGAGTGA
- a CDS encoding M42 family metallopeptidase yields the protein MKTKAISLLQELTEAHSVPGHEDEVRAIFINELEDCGELSADRSGSVFCELPGEGPRVIVAGHMDEVGFMVQNITPDGFLQFIGLGGWWEHSLLSQRVIIRTRSGEKITGVVASKPPHFLPEAQRRQVMTMDQLFIDVGATSRSEAENEFGIAIGDPIAPASEFTPMKREDWYMAKAFDNRVGMAGAIQAGQQLAAAARPNKIILAGTVQEEVGLRGAKTAAVHSKPDVAIVLEGPPADDTPGFNRSESQGRLGGGVQIRLYDPSAIMNPRLAELAIRTAKEEGIPHQVTVRRSGGTDAGSFHLAGDGIPSVVLGVPARYIHSHNSIIDVNDYLHMVALATALVRRLDEGTVRGLTRFL from the coding sequence ATGAAGACGAAGGCCATCTCGCTGCTGCAGGAACTGACGGAAGCCCACTCCGTGCCGGGCCACGAGGACGAGGTGCGTGCGATCTTCATCAACGAGCTGGAAGACTGCGGCGAGCTGTCCGCGGATCGCTCCGGCTCCGTCTTCTGCGAGCTGCCGGGCGAAGGGCCCCGCGTGATCGTGGCCGGTCATATGGATGAAGTCGGCTTCATGGTGCAAAACATCACGCCCGACGGCTTCCTCCAGTTCATCGGGCTCGGCGGCTGGTGGGAGCACAGCCTGCTCTCCCAACGCGTCATCATCCGGACCCGCTCCGGCGAAAAGATCACCGGCGTGGTGGCGTCGAAGCCGCCGCACTTCCTTCCTGAAGCACAGCGCCGCCAGGTGATGACCATGGACCAGCTCTTCATCGACGTGGGCGCAACGTCGAGGTCTGAGGCGGAAAATGAATTCGGCATCGCGATCGGCGACCCCATCGCCCCGGCATCCGAATTCACGCCGATGAAGCGCGAGGACTGGTACATGGCGAAGGCCTTCGACAACCGCGTGGGCATGGCCGGAGCCATCCAGGCCGGCCAGCAACTCGCCGCCGCAGCCCGGCCGAACAAGATCATCCTCGCCGGCACGGTGCAGGAGGAGGTGGGCCTGCGCGGTGCGAAGACGGCCGCGGTGCATTCCAAGCCCGACGTGGCCATCGTGCTCGAAGGTCCGCCCGCGGATGACACCCCGGGCTTCAACCGCTCCGAAAGCCAGGGCCGCCTCGGCGGTGGCGTGCAGATTCGTCTCTACGACCCCAGCGCAATCATGAATCCGCGCCTTGCAGAGCTGGCGATCCGCACCGCGAAGGAGGAGGGCATTCCCCATCAGGTGACCGTCCGCCGCAGCGGTGGCACGGACGCGGGTTCATTCCACCTCGCGGGTGATGGCATCCCGTCCGTGGTGCTCGGCGTGCCCGCGCGCTACATCCACTCGCACAACTCCATCATCGACGTGAACGACTACCTCCACATGGTCGCCCTCGCGACCGCGCTGGTGCGCCGGCTCGATGAAGGAACCGTGCGCGGCCTGACGCGATTCCTCTGA
- a CDS encoding glutathionylspermidine synthase family protein, whose protein sequence is MSAPIRLESRAPRPDWQRRVEEAGLLWHATDGQPYWTEDQSLVFTLDAAEELEAAANELHQLCLYACGEIVRRDWFGRLAIPDAAAGMVQASWMTGDRALYGRFDLAWDGTGKPKMLEYNSDTPTSLLEAAVIQWQWLEDVAPDGDQLNSIHEALVERWKIFPEQMIHFACVWDNLEDRQTIAYLAETAEQAGKSVELMDMGEIGFSEGGRFTDPSERSIERLFKLYPWEWMVEEPFFAEIGLERDRFTEPAWKMMLSNKGILPILWELNPGHPLLLPAYDSREALGEMDRWVEKPFFGREGSGVVLRSRGPFHSPPPIGPTVYQGHANLFEAAGRHVVWGLWMVGDECRGLSARGDTSPVTGNLSRFLPHRIA, encoded by the coding sequence ATGAGCGCTCCCATCCGATTGGAATCCCGGGCGCCCCGGCCGGATTGGCAGCGTCGCGTCGAGGAGGCGGGCCTGCTGTGGCATGCCACCGATGGCCAGCCCTACTGGACCGAGGACCAGAGCCTGGTCTTCACGCTGGATGCGGCGGAGGAGCTGGAAGCGGCGGCCAATGAGCTGCACCAACTCTGCCTGTACGCCTGCGGTGAGATCGTCCGGCGCGATTGGTTCGGGCGGCTCGCCATCCCGGACGCCGCCGCAGGCATGGTGCAGGCGTCTTGGATGACGGGGGATCGCGCGCTCTACGGCCGCTTCGACCTCGCATGGGACGGCACCGGCAAGCCGAAGATGCTGGAATACAATTCCGACACGCCGACCTCGCTGCTGGAGGCCGCGGTGATCCAGTGGCAGTGGCTGGAAGACGTGGCGCCCGATGGTGACCAGCTCAACTCCATCCACGAGGCCCTCGTCGAGCGCTGGAAGATTTTCCCCGAGCAGATGATCCACTTCGCCTGCGTGTGGGACAATCTGGAGGACCGGCAGACCATCGCCTATCTCGCGGAGACCGCGGAGCAGGCGGGCAAGTCGGTCGAGCTGATGGACATGGGCGAGATCGGCTTTTCCGAAGGCGGCCGCTTCACGGATCCCTCGGAACGCTCTATTGAGCGGCTCTTCAAGCTCTACCCGTGGGAGTGGATGGTGGAGGAGCCCTTCTTCGCCGAGATCGGCCTGGAGCGGGACCGCTTCACCGAGCCTGCGTGGAAGATGATGCTCTCGAACAAGGGCATCCTGCCCATCCTCTGGGAGCTGAATCCCGGCCATCCGCTGCTGCTTCCCGCCTACGATTCGCGCGAGGCCCTCGGCGAAATGGACCGCTGGGTGGAGAAGCCTTTCTTCGGTCGCGAGGGCAGCGGCGTGGTGCTGCGGTCCCGCGGACCCTTCCACTCGCCGCCACCCATCGGCCCCACGGTCTATCAGGGTCACGCCAATCTCTTCGAAGCCGCAGGTCGTCACGTCGTGTGGGGCCTGTGGATGGTCGGCGACGAATGCCGCGGACTCTCCGCCCGCGGAGATACCTCGCCGGTCACCGGGAATCTGAGCCGCTTCCTGCCGCACCGCATCGCGTGA
- a CDS encoding acylphosphatase: protein MIARRVIFEGRVQGVGFRYTTKDLAKGFEVCGTVKNLPDGTVELEVMGEREEVEAFINEIAEESPLAHNIKGMHVKNIPPLDGVKGFTIER from the coding sequence GTGATTGCCCGCCGTGTGATATTCGAGGGCCGCGTCCAGGGCGTCGGCTTCCGCTACACCACCAAGGACCTGGCCAAAGGCTTCGAGGTCTGCGGCACGGTGAAGAATTTGCCCGACGGCACCGTGGAGCTGGAGGTGATGGGCGAGCGCGAGGAGGTGGAAGCCTTCATCAACGAGATCGCCGAGGAAAGCCCGCTGGCCCACAACATCAAGGGCATGCACGTGAAGAACATCCCGCCGCTCGACGGCGTGAAGGGATTCACGATCGAGCGATAG
- a CDS encoding L,D-transpeptidase family protein, with the protein MRACVATSALLLPFLATSCMDLSSMRGESHYMSGYTQKREHDWKSSPLPDDVSYWDGDHLTGPASIRINLTQQKAFFYKGGQLAGVSKISTGKEGRGTPSGTYKVTMKNKWHRSSSYGVFKEKGTNRVVDDDAEAHNEPVPPGCYYEGAPMFNYLNFAPAIGMHTGYLPGYAASHGCVRMPDQMAVKFFENAPLGTPVTVER; encoded by the coding sequence ATGAGAGCCTGCGTCGCCACATCAGCACTACTTCTCCCCTTCCTCGCCACCTCCTGCATGGACCTCTCCAGCATGCGCGGCGAGTCCCACTACATGTCCGGCTACACGCAGAAGCGGGAGCATGACTGGAAATCCAGCCCGCTGCCCGACGACGTGTCCTACTGGGATGGCGACCACCTGACTGGCCCGGCCTCGATCCGGATCAATCTGACGCAGCAGAAGGCATTCTTCTACAAGGGCGGGCAGCTCGCGGGCGTCTCGAAAATCTCCACCGGCAAGGAAGGCCGCGGCACCCCCTCCGGCACCTACAAGGTGACGATGAAAAACAAGTGGCACCGCTCCTCCAGCTACGGCGTATTCAAGGAAAAGGGTACGAACCGCGTGGTGGATGACGACGCCGAGGCGCACAACGAGCCGGTGCCTCCGGGCTGCTACTACGAGGGTGCTCCGATGTTCAACTACCTGAACTTCGCCCCGGCGATCGGCATGCACACCGGCTACCTGCCGGGCTACGCGGCCTCGCACGGCTGCGTGCGCATGCCGGACCAGATGGCGGTGAAATTCTTCGAAAACGCCCCGCTCGGCACCCCGGTGACCGTCGAGCGATGA
- the mntR gene encoding transcriptional regulator MntR, with protein MPARSQRTSGSVAMDDYLEQILHLIESKGYARAVDISKNLGISQASVTNMLRRLDTEGLVKHEKYRGTVLTEEGHRIAKAIIDRHETLTRFLRLFGIDEETIYRDVEGMEHHVSRPTLAVIRAMADLLESRPGLLEEARAKSREIRG; from the coding sequence GTGCCCGCGAGATCCCAGCGCACCAGCGGCTCCGTCGCCATGGACGACTACCTCGAGCAGATCCTGCATCTGATCGAGTCGAAGGGCTATGCCCGCGCGGTGGACATCTCGAAGAACCTCGGCATCTCCCAGGCCAGCGTGACCAACATGCTGCGCCGCCTGGACACCGAGGGGCTGGTGAAGCACGAGAAATACCGCGGCACCGTCCTCACCGAGGAGGGCCACCGCATTGCCAAGGCCATCATCGACCGCCACGAGACGCTGACGCGCTTCCTCCGCCTCTTCGGCATCGATGAGGAAACGATCTACCGCGACGTGGAGGGCATGGAGCATCACGTCTCCCGGCCCACGCTCGCGGTCATCCGCGCCATGGCGGACCTGCTGGAGTCGCGGCCCGGCCTGCTGGAGGAAGCCCGTGCAAAGAGCCGGGAAATCCGCGGCTGA
- a CDS encoding FmdB family zinc ribbon protein: protein MPNYDYVCETCGHRFEVFQSMNDAKLQDCPLESCSGKVKRLLGTGAGLLFKGAGFYQTDYRSSSYQAGAKSDSAASKPAESSTPAAPAAAPAPAPSKSSE from the coding sequence ATGCCGAACTACGACTACGTCTGCGAGACCTGCGGCCACCGCTTCGAAGTCTTCCAGAGCATGAATGACGCGAAGCTCCAGGATTGCCCGCTGGAAAGCTGCTCCGGAAAGGTGAAGCGACTCCTCGGCACCGGGGCCGGACTGCTTTTCAAGGGCGCGGGCTTCTACCAGACCGACTACCGCTCCAGCTCCTACCAGGCCGGGGCAAAGAGCGACTCCGCCGCCTCGAAACCGGCCGAAAGCTCCACTCCGGCGGCCCCGGCTGCGGCTCCCGCACCCGCCCCGTCGAAGAGCTCCGAGTGA